In the genome of Acidimicrobiales bacterium, the window GGTCCTCGCCCGGCATCACCGGGCGGGTGCACGGCCAGCACCCGATCGAGGGGAACCCCCGCTCGGTGAGCGGGTTCACGGGGAGCTGGTGGTCGGCCACGTAGCCGGCCATGTCGGCGTCGGTCCACGGCGCCAGGGGGTTCACCTTCACCATGGAGCGGGCCACGTCCCACGACACGATGGGGGCGTTGGCCCGCGTGGGCGCGTCGGTCCGCCGCAGGCCGGTGATCCAGGCCGCCCTGCCGGCCAGCGCCCGGGCCAGGGGCTCCACCTTGCGGGCGCCGCAGCAGCCCTCCACGTCGGTCCGCCAGCGGTTGTCGGGCTCGACCAGGGGCTCGATCACCCTCAGGTTCAGGTCGTAGCGCCGGCGCAGCTCCTCGACGTACCACAGCGTCTCGGCGAAGTGGTACTGGGTGTCGAGGAAGACCACCTCGATGCGGGGCGCCACCTCGACGGCGACGTCGATCAGCACGGCGTCCTGGAAGGAGGCGGCGAGGACCAGGTCGTCGCCGAAGCGCTCGTACGCCCACCGCACGGCGGCGCCGGCCGAGCGCGTCTCCAGGCCGGCCGAGACCTCGGCCAGCTCGGCCAGGTCGGGGACGGCGGCGCGGTCGACGGCGGTCACGACCCGGCGCACTCCCCGACGCCCACCTCGGCCACGTACGGGCCCGTCTCGTCGTAGTCGACGTAGAAGCTGGGGTCCTCCTCGAACGTCGGGAAGATGTCGAGCTCGGCCAGCTCGGCGCCGATCGCCTCGGCGCCGCCCACCCGGGCCAGCCACGTGGTGAACGACTCGCCCGCCTCCCGCTCGGCGGCGAACCGGCCGATGACCCGCACGGTGGCGACGCCCGCGTTCTTGGCCGGGAGGCGGGTGGCCTTGCGGCCGAACTGGATCGCCTCCATGCCGACGTGGCCGCCCAGCAGCATCTGGTACCCCGGTGCCGCCCGCTTGTGGGCCCGGCGCTCCAGGCCCACGAAGCCGA includes:
- a CDS encoding phosphoadenylyl-sulfate reductase: MRRVVTAVDRAAVPDLAELAEVSAGLETRSAGAAVRWAYERFGDDLVLAASFQDAVLIDVAVEVAPRIEVVFLDTQYHFAETLWYVEELRRRYDLNLRVIEPLVEPDNRWRTDVEGCCGARKVEPLARALAGRAAWITGLRRTDAPTRANAPIVSWDVARSMVKVNPLAPWTDADMAGYVADHQLPVNPLTERGFPSIGCWPCTRPVMPGEDPRSGRWSGKGKTECGLHA